GGCTGGCTTCGTTTTCACCGGCGAACGGCAAGCGGTTTTGGCACTTTCCGTGGGAGACGAGTTATGACGTCAATGCGGCAACGCCCGTTTTTATCGCGCCCGACAAAGTGTTCATTTCCTCAGGCTACGGCGTGGGCGGCGCATTATTGCAGATTTCGGGAAGCAACGGCAGCTCAAGCGTGAATCAAATTTGGAAAAGCCGCGAGATGAAGAATCATTTTTCCTCCTCGATTTTTTATCAAAATCATTTGTATGGTTTCGATGATGCGTTTCTCACGTGTCTCGACGTGGCGACCGGCAAGCCCAAATGGCAGCAACGCGGCTTTCAGAAAGGCTCGCTGCTCTTCGCCGACGGGCATCTCATCGTGTTGGGTGAGCGCGGGCTTCTTGCGTTGGTAGAAGCCTCCCCGGAGGGTTATAAAGAAAAGGCGCAGTTCCAGGTTTTGCAAGGCAAATGCTGGACAATGCCAACGCTGGCCAACGGTAAATTGTATGTGCGCAATCAACGCGAGATGCTATGTTTGGAGGTGGCGGGAAAGATGTGAGGAGGGGTTCAGTCCTCTGAAGGTTTTTATTTTTACTTTGTGGAAGTTTTGCTGTAGAAATATTCCAAAGGATGATTGCGGCCAACGGATTTTTGGGGTTATTTGTGAGAGGATTTTTTGGCCACTGATGAACACGGATTTTCACGGATTTTTCTACCTGAATTTTGCACCGTGATCGTTGCCACCAGGTAACAGTCGCATTCATGCGATTTTCACATATTAGCCTGTGGATTCATCCACAGGCGAGCGAGTGTTGGCTAAAACAAATGCAAAATTCAGGTTCTGTAATCTAAATTCTTTGAAATCCGTCTCAATCAGTGTAAATCAGTGGCGAAAAGCCCTATACCGATTTTTCGTAAACCTGAAAATCGAAGCTTTTCGAGCAGCCGTAACAGTTTGCTGAAAAAGTCAGTTTTTGCTCCAAATCGCAAAATACGAGAAATACGTATCGGCACAACCGTCCCCTGCACGCACGAATTCGCTGTTGACCGACAATTTACGATTTGTTCCAATTTTCTATTTCCAGCTCTGCAATTCTTGTGAAATGGTTTTCATTGTTCGTGGCCAGCACAAAACTGTTGGAGATTGCGATGCCTGCAATAAGCAAATCAATATCATCCAATGGTCGTCCCGCTTTGCGTAATCGTGCATATATCCCGGCTGATATTGTTGCTGAATCTTGAGTGAGGGGGGAGAACGGTATTTTGGCGGGCGAATTCAAGAAAGGCTTCGAGCTGCTTTTTGGCATCTTTGTATTCTAAACCACTGGCAATCTCGTAGTACGTAATGATACTGATATTTATTTTGCCATATTCTTCAAAATACTTCTCAAAACGTTCTTCCACTCTCTCGGCACCGCGAAAATACATCGACAGAATATCGGTGTCAACCAATGTCGGTTTCACGGTTCCGTCTCCTGGAAAACGCTGTTTTCCGGCGCGTGGTTATCTCACCAATAAATTCATTGTAGATTTCTTCAGGCATATCGCGCCAACTGCCGGCAAAATGTGTCGCGTGATCAGGCCTGATATTCACCAATTGCCGGTCCAATTGAAAGGAGTGAATAAAATTCAAAACCGCTGAAAGTTTTTCATCTGGAAGCGATTTAATTTCTTCCAAAACTTTCTCACGCACTGTGTTGGTATCCGTTTGCATATCCTGTTCCTGGTTGAGCTAATTCATTTTTTTCTGTCACGCAAAAGATACGGAACGTATCCTTATTCAGCAATAGTTTATTAGTCGTGCATTGACAGGCTAATCATTAGCCTGACAATACACGATTTTTTCTCATCACTTCTTGCCCGCGCTGTGTTTACGCACAAAATCAGCCACTTTTTGACTGTCTTCGACGGCATTCACTTCGGCGTCTTTGTAAACAATTTTTCCCTGCGGGTCGATGACAAATGTCCAGCGTGCGGCGGAAACCATGCGCGCCAGCTCCTTTTCCTCGCCGGCAATGGTGCGCGTGATATTGCCGCCCGCGCCAACCGGCACGCCGAATTTCGCGGCAATCTCACCGCTGACATCCGAAAGCAGCGTGAAATTCAACTGATGGGCTTCCTGAAAATACTTGAGATTTCTCACCGGATCGCCGCTAATCCCCACGATCGTGGCGTGCAAATCATCAAGCCCTTTTTTTTGATCGCGATAACTGCACGCCTGTTTGGTGCAGCCGCCGGTCATGGCTGCGGGGTAGAAATAAACCACGAGATAACCTTTGCCAACATAATCCGCGGACTTCCACAGATTGCCGTCCTGATCATTGGCAACAAATTGAGGAGCTGCCTCACCAACTTGCAGCATGCTGCCAACAGCGGCAAAGAGAGCTGTTCCGGCAAACATTGCCAGAATCAATGTTAGCAAGCCAGGATAACCTTGAGTATCCATACTCTTCACCTTTCAAAAAAGTTTTTGATGCCTTTTTCATACACAGAACAATCCCGCCGCTGCGGAACGGAGTGTCATGGCCGGATGAATTTTAGTAGAATCATATTGCCAGAGATGTTCCACGGCGCGCAGAATTCAATTTTCTGCCTGCCGGAGCACGGTAAGGAATTTTGCTTCAACGCGGTTGCCCGCCTCGAGTTTATAGACGTACACGCCGTCCGGCAAATCGGAGGCGGAAAGGGTGATCTCGTGCGCGCCGGCCGGCTTCTTGCCTGAGACTAGAATCATCACTTCCCGGCCCAGCAAATCGAAAATCGCCAGCCGAACCTCCGCCGGGGCTGCGAGAACATAAGAAATTTTGGTAACGGATTTGAACGGGTTCGGATAATTCTGAGCAAGAACGAAGGCCTCCGGCAATGCCTCATCCGCCACGCCGGTGTTCGCGTCACCCGCCGCATAGACGATATAA
The genomic region above belongs to Cytophagia bacterium CHB2 and contains:
- a CDS encoding peroxiredoxin yields the protein MDTQGYPGLLTLILAMFAGTALFAAVGSMLQVGEAAPQFVANDQDGNLWKSADYVGKGYLVVYFYPAAMTGGCTKQACSYRDQKKGLDDLHATIVGISGDPVRNLKYFQEAHQLNFTLLSDVSGEIAAKFGVPVGAGGNITRTIAGEEKELARMVSAARWTFVIDPQGKIVYKDAEVNAVEDSQKVADFVRKHSAGKK